From one Nilaparvata lugens isolate BPH chromosome 2, ASM1435652v1, whole genome shotgun sequence genomic stretch:
- the LOC120349621 gene encoding uncharacterized protein LOC120349621: MAAGHRLVGGSKKNQQLSYASQGDFILSKVLLPPEDGSSDLDGNNSDDPEDKLFNHHANDFYNSDSSDAPSLPPELQDILHELEVGEDLHILSTENIGTYIEDQGVQPNVEAVEVVNQDENYVFIDNVIPEATCIADNSSANPVTFSSSTKKSEEQSTSNLRKRKKKKLPSVKVKKQKTCNIKTNKTPKRFSWVKREFDHRNLSLEVDVDCVLEVKRQFHASSAMCDFV; encoded by the exons ATGGCTGCCGGACATCGTTTGGTTGGTGGATCAAAG AAGAATCAGCAATTGTCATATGCTTCCCAAGGAGATTTTATACTCTCGAAAGTGCTACTACCACCAGAAGATGGGAGTTCTGATCTGGATGGAAATAATTCAGATGACCCAGAAgacaaattgttcaatcatcatgcaaatgatttttataattcgGATAGTTCAGATGCTCCATCATTACCTCCTGAACTTCAAGACATCCTTCATGAATTAGAAGTTGGTGAGGATCTTCATATATTATCTACTGAAAATATTGGAACTTATATCGAAGATCAAGGAGTTCAACCTAATGTTGAGGCTGTTGAAGTTGTCAATCAAGATGAGAATTACGTATTCATTGATAATGTCATACCAGAAGCTACCTGTATTGCTGATAATAGTAGTGCTAATCCAGTCACTTTTTCTTCCTCCACAAAAAAATCTGAAGaacaatcaacttcaaatttgagaaagaggaagaaaaagaaactgCCTAGTGTAAAAGTAAAGAAACAAAAAACATGTAATATCAAAACTAATAAGACTCCAAAAAGATTTTCATGGGTGAAAAGGGAATTTGACCATCGA AATTTGTCTCTAGAGGTAGATGTCGATTGTGTGTTGGAGGTCAAACGACAATTTCATGCATCAAGTGCAATGTGCGACTTTGTTTAG